From Gigantopelta aegis isolate Gae_Host chromosome 11, Gae_host_genome, whole genome shotgun sequence, the proteins below share one genomic window:
- the LOC121385128 gene encoding proline-rich receptor-like protein kinase PERK2 codes for MKVDVSTCALELPPHLGGLIASFGPMLEFRVTYTGSRATVTLVYGDPPPQKRKGGTGRGRRRKKPVPGKAQGGTKLVAQPPVALPPVIPPPPSPPERKQPLVEPASPERPYTTQEIVRFKRTSVPPPTSTSTPKTTTPVKRSTTTAPVESPLGLVNHRPPSQPRPSRRRNPLPLLTTNGPLPSVDFVVISISTYRGTRRNQKLLRGGF; via the coding sequence ATGAAGGTGGACGTGTCAACGTGCGCTCTCGAAttgcccccccacctggggggactgattgcCAGCTTCGGCCCGATGTTGGAGTTCCGGGTCacgtataccgggtcacgggcgaccgtgactttggtgtacggtgacccgCCTCCACAGAAACGGAAAGGGGGgactggaagaggaagaagaaggaagaaaccgGTGCCAGGGAAGGCCCagggggggacaaagctggtggctcaaccgccagtggcgctcCCTCCTGTGATACCGCCCCCACCGAGTCCTCCGGAGAGGAAGCAACCACTTGTGGAGCCCGCATCCCCGGAACGGCCGTACACCACCCAGGAGATCGTCAGATTCAAACGGACGAGTGTGCCACCACCTACTTCAACCTCCACCCCAAAGACGACGACTCCGGTGAAGCGGTCAACAACGACCGCTCCCGTCGAGTCGCCACTTGGACTTGTTAATCACCGACCACCCAGCCAGCCAAGACCAAGCCGCCGCCGGAATCCGCTCCCCCTGTTGACGAcgaatggaccattgccatcagTGGACTTCGTCGTCATCTCCATCAGTACATACAGGGGGACACGCAGAAACCAGAAACTACTTCGGGGAGGTTTTTGA